A region from the Geobacter benzoatilyticus genome encodes:
- a CDS encoding aldo/keto reductase yields MKKAILGATNISFFPLIFGTLPLGPLQAGLSPSEGGRLIRHALEHGVTMLDTATLYDTYPHVREGITGWQGDVTIVTKTHANDGPTARSHVEKGLRELGRERLDIVHLHGARVADPFTERIEVLEELLRMKDEGKIGHVGLSSHYICAIRKAADHQEIEVVHPLINRTGMGILDGSAVEMAEAIAGCARAGKGVYAMKALAGGNLIAEARESLAYVRGLEGVHGVAIGMLSEAEIEANIALFSGKAPEDEVWRQLESRRRKLRIMENFCKGCGGCVDACASGALSIANGKAVLDEESCILCGYCAASCPEFIIRVV; encoded by the coding sequence ATGAAAAAAGCGATTCTCGGCGCAACCAATATTTCATTTTTCCCGCTCATCTTCGGCACGCTTCCCTTGGGGCCGCTTCAGGCCGGCCTTTCCCCTTCAGAGGGGGGGCGCCTCATTCGCCATGCCCTCGAACATGGGGTTACCATGCTCGACACCGCTACGCTTTACGATACTTACCCCCATGTCCGTGAGGGGATAACCGGCTGGCAGGGTGACGTCACGATTGTAACAAAAACCCATGCCAACGATGGGCCGACAGCCCGATCCCATGTGGAGAAGGGATTGCGGGAACTGGGCCGCGAGCGGCTCGACATTGTTCACCTCCATGGGGCCAGGGTTGCCGATCCTTTTACCGAGCGGATAGAGGTGCTTGAGGAATTGCTGAGGATGAAGGATGAGGGGAAAATAGGCCATGTCGGATTGTCATCGCACTATATCTGTGCCATCCGGAAAGCGGCCGACCATCAGGAGATTGAAGTTGTCCACCCCCTTATCAACCGCACCGGCATGGGGATTCTCGACGGCAGCGCTGTTGAGATGGCGGAGGCCATAGCCGGGTGCGCCAGGGCCGGCAAGGGTGTTTACGCCATGAAGGCCCTGGCGGGGGGGAATCTGATCGCCGAGGCGCGGGAGAGTCTCGCTTACGTTCGGGGGCTCGAAGGGGTACACGGCGTTGCCATCGGTATGCTCTCCGAGGCTGAAATTGAGGCAAATATCGCCCTGTTCTCCGGCAAGGCACCCGAGGACGAAGTGTGGCGGCAGTTGGAAAGCCGTCGCCGGAAACTACGGATCATGGAGAACTTCTGCAAGGGATGCGGCGGCTGCGTCGATGCCTGTGCCAGCGGAGCCCTTTCCATTGCCAATGGCAAGGCGGTTCTCGATGAAGAATCATGCATCCTCTGCGGATACTGCGCTGCTTCGTGTCCCGAATTCATTATTCGGGTGGTCTGA
- a CDS encoding 4Fe-4S dicluster domain-containing protein yields MRKEGCPEIDRKRCKGCGRCVSACEARLISLETDGVQKIAAVRDCERCNQCGKCVEDCLYGAISFRMMP; encoded by the coding sequence ATGAGAAAAGAAGGGTGCCCGGAGATCGACAGGAAGCGCTGCAAAGGGTGCGGGCGTTGCGTCTCGGCATGCGAGGCCCGGCTCATAAGCCTTGAGACGGATGGGGTGCAAAAAATAGCTGCGGTGCGTGATTGCGAACGGTGTAATCAATGCGGGAAATGTGTCGAGGATTGCCTATACGGGGCAATTTCCTTCCGGATGATGCCGTAG